The following coding sequences lie in one Prevotella sp. oral taxon 299 str. F0039 genomic window:
- a CDS encoding zinc-binding dehydrogenase → MLKTRKIRPEIGNIYTLEQAEEALNDVTSHHSQGKVIIQL, encoded by the coding sequence ATTCTCAAAACTCGCAAAATACGCCCAGAAATAGGTAACATTTACACATTAGAACAAGCCGAAGAAGCATTGAACGATGTAACCTCACATCACTCACAAGGAAAGGTTATTATCCAACTATAA
- a CDS encoding DUF4595 domain-containing protein, with the protein MKKNLTMSFLVVAVMGTILTVLSCSKGDNEPETVAVVNPQKVFMSGLPKSVAGMTIQTNEKGQIISMKSADKNIIFKYTEAVTRSIAPSPDVIMTVTGRDINKVVCNLYLNKDGYVLKCDKIDYYYEDRPETNHMYNFSYDRDGHLVEATIKGGEEVWSWIYENGDITRVERTDHGEKDDEPWKLYYTSASHLSPIVNKGYLMLFNENIPADLNELSFAYFAGMLGTSTKHLSLRVVTGGGESNFSWTLNESRYPTSLKFINHRGRTENYSFVW; encoded by the coding sequence ATGAAGAAAAATCTAACAATGTCCTTCCTTGTCGTAGCGGTGATGGGCACAATACTAACTGTCCTATCTTGTAGCAAGGGCGACAACGAACCCGAAACCGTCGCTGTGGTAAATCCTCAAAAAGTATTTATGAGTGGATTGCCCAAGAGTGTAGCGGGCATGACCATTCAGACAAACGAAAAAGGACAAATCATATCCATGAAGTCTGCAGACAAAAATATTATATTCAAGTACACAGAAGCGGTGACACGCTCTATAGCCCCGTCTCCAGATGTCATCATGACTGTAACGGGAAGGGATATCAACAAAGTTGTCTGCAACCTGTATCTTAATAAAGATGGATATGTCCTGAAATGCGATAAAATAGACTACTACTACGAAGACAGACCAGAAACCAACCATATGTATAATTTTTCATACGACCGTGACGGGCATCTCGTAGAGGCCACCATCAAGGGCGGAGAAGAGGTCTGGAGTTGGATATACGAAAACGGGGATATCACAAGAGTAGAAAGGACTGATCATGGCGAGAAGGACGATGAACCTTGGAAACTCTATTACACATCCGCGAGTCATTTGTCTCCCATCGTTAACAAAGGTTACCTGATGCTGTTTAACGAAAATATACCGGCAGACCTTAACGAACTATCCTTTGCTTACTTTGCAGGTATGCTCGGTACATCAACCAAGCATCTGTCTCTCCGTGTTGTAACAGGGGGGGGGGAAAGTAATTTCAGCTGGACACTGAATGAATCAAGATACCCAACTTCACTGAAGTTCATAAATCACAGAGGCAGAACTGAAAACTACTCATTTGTTTGGTAA
- a CDS encoding transposase, whose protein sequence is MLKERGVAQIDLVVSDALQGIENAVCATFPKASHQFCVAHIKRQILNCVSHKDKPQMAEELNEVFPLENKEMKS, encoded by the coding sequence ATGCTGAAAGAACGAGGAGTTGCTCAAATAGACTTAGTAGTATCTGATGCACTTCAAGGAATAGAAAATGCTGTTTGTGCAACTTTCCCCAAGGCATCTCATCAGTTTTGCGTAGCTCATATTAAGCGACAAATACTAAATTGTGTCTCACATAAAGATAAACCACAGATGGCAGAAGAACTTAATGAGGTCTTTCCTTTAGAAAACAAAGAGATGAAATCTTAG